The Sorangiineae bacterium MSr11367 genome window below encodes:
- a CDS encoding GH92 family glycosyl hydrolase yields the protein MNVRRLSFALVSVAALIHCSSSDSPNQPPGGGNPDGSVGDSGVGTDGGDSGSVPQGPTEFFSSFEAKDPQPTWTNTVENGKTSGVVSPPPSVVVPSNVTDRVVAVTASGENDASGEVADNLTDGDTRSKWLVFESTGWLVYKLDEPVAVKRYRLASANDFDQRDPRDWALQGSQDGETWVDLDKQTNQNFTERFQTREFNVPGNTTAYLYYRLNITANHSGSIIQMSEWQIFDQAASAPVDAGTTDSGADAAPPVTPEMRSAVGRGPTQSHNAKPRVGFTGVRGFEYGGTHNASERAYSYNKVFDVDIVVAPNTELSYMILPNFTDGDLNYPSTYASVDLAFEDGTYLSDLGAVDQHAAVLSPKGQGESKTLYTDDWNYKVSKIGGVANGKRIKRILVAYDNPNGPPAGKTSTTFGGWIDDIRITANPAVEVRTNPSDWVDTRRGTNSSGDFSRGNNFPATAVPHGFNFWTPMTAAGSQSWLYTYHRSNNSENLPTLQAFALSHEPSPWMGDRQSFQVMPSAAAGVPSTSKKTRALAFRHTNEVAQAHYYSVKFENGIQTEIAPADHAALFRFTFPGDDASLIFDHLNASGGLTLDSSARSLSFYSDAKSGLSTGATRIFVYAEFDRPVTASGNSGGVAGYFRFGVDAGNRVVNMRIATSLISVAQAKKNLELEIAKGDTLEVVKEKARQLWDKKLKVIEVEGASSDQLTTLYSNLYRLFLYPNSAYENVGTAEAPQYKYASPVTAGSGAGSPTNTGAKLVDGKVFVNNGFWDTYRGTWSAYALLTPSYAKDLVDGFVQQYKDGGWISRWSSPGYADLMTGTSSDVAFADAYLRGVNFDAVAAYDAAVRNATTVAPNGNVGRKGNESSTFLGYTPTSTGAGFSWAMAGYLNDYGIANLAKALSNNASDPRRQEFAENAEYFLSRSQNYVNLFDRSIDFFQGRAANGSWRLPKESFDPRVWGNDYTETDAWNMAFDPVHDGQGLANLYGSREKLAAKLDAFFSTPETAGFPGGYGGTIHEMLEARDVRMGQLGLSNQPSFHIPYMYLFTGQAAKTQAKVREVMARLFVGSNIGQGYPGDEDNGATSSWGIFSALGFYPLQVGSSNYVIGSPLFTKATVHLENGRNIVISAPQNGPKNVYVQSLKVNGAPYTKTYLSHDQLANGANLEFVMGPAPSQWGSGVDDVPPSVTQGDAPATPLHDVATGCNGDARLYDNSANTSATVNAVQCKIQGTAPVRFYTITSTAASDTTNGDPTDWVLEGSNDGTTWKELDKRTGQVFPWRLQTRAFKVADAAATYANYRLTVTKGTKTTTAIAEVELLAN from the coding sequence ATGAACGTGCGCCGACTTTCCTTCGCCCTCGTATCCGTAGCTGCTCTTATTCACTGCTCGTCGAGCGATTCGCCGAACCAGCCGCCGGGCGGCGGTAACCCGGATGGGAGTGTCGGCGACTCGGGCGTCGGCACCGATGGTGGCGATTCGGGCTCGGTGCCGCAAGGACCGACCGAGTTCTTCTCCTCCTTCGAGGCGAAGGATCCGCAGCCGACGTGGACCAACACCGTGGAGAACGGGAAGACCTCCGGCGTCGTCTCGCCGCCGCCCTCGGTGGTGGTCCCGAGCAACGTCACCGATCGCGTGGTCGCCGTCACCGCCAGCGGTGAGAACGATGCAAGCGGCGAGGTCGCGGACAATCTGACCGACGGCGACACCCGCTCCAAGTGGCTCGTCTTCGAGAGCACCGGGTGGCTCGTCTACAAGCTCGACGAGCCGGTCGCCGTCAAGCGTTACCGGCTGGCGTCGGCGAACGACTTCGATCAGCGCGATCCGCGGGATTGGGCGCTGCAAGGCTCGCAGGACGGCGAAACCTGGGTCGATCTGGACAAGCAGACGAATCAAAACTTCACCGAGCGGTTCCAGACGCGGGAGTTCAACGTCCCCGGCAACACCACGGCCTATCTCTATTACCGATTGAACATCACCGCGAACCATAGCGGCAGCATCATTCAAATGTCGGAGTGGCAGATCTTCGACCAAGCGGCATCGGCGCCGGTCGATGCGGGGACGACCGACTCGGGTGCGGATGCCGCCCCGCCGGTCACCCCCGAAATGCGCAGCGCCGTGGGCCGCGGGCCGACCCAGTCGCACAACGCCAAGCCGCGCGTCGGATTCACCGGCGTGCGCGGATTCGAATACGGCGGCACGCACAATGCTTCGGAGCGCGCGTATTCGTACAACAAGGTGTTCGACGTCGACATCGTGGTCGCGCCCAACACCGAACTCTCGTACATGATTCTCCCCAACTTCACCGACGGGGACCTGAATTACCCGAGCACCTATGCCTCGGTCGATCTCGCCTTCGAGGACGGTACCTACCTGAGCGACCTCGGTGCGGTGGATCAGCACGCGGCGGTGTTGTCGCCGAAGGGGCAGGGCGAGTCGAAGACGCTCTACACGGACGACTGGAACTACAAGGTTTCCAAGATTGGCGGCGTCGCCAACGGAAAGCGCATCAAGCGCATCCTCGTGGCGTACGACAATCCCAACGGGCCGCCGGCGGGCAAGACCAGCACGACGTTCGGAGGCTGGATCGACGATATTCGGATCACGGCGAACCCCGCCGTCGAGGTGCGGACGAATCCCTCGGATTGGGTCGATACCCGGCGGGGCACGAACTCGAGCGGCGACTTCTCGCGTGGAAACAATTTCCCGGCGACGGCGGTTCCGCACGGATTCAACTTCTGGACGCCGATGACCGCGGCCGGCTCGCAGAGCTGGCTGTACACCTACCACCGCAGCAACAACTCGGAGAACCTGCCGACGTTGCAGGCCTTCGCGTTGAGCCACGAGCCGAGCCCCTGGATGGGCGATCGCCAGAGTTTCCAGGTGATGCCTTCGGCGGCAGCGGGTGTCCCCAGCACGAGCAAGAAGACGCGCGCCCTGGCCTTCCGCCACACCAACGAAGTGGCGCAGGCGCATTACTACAGCGTGAAGTTCGAAAACGGGATTCAGACGGAAATTGCACCGGCGGATCACGCGGCGTTGTTCCGATTCACCTTCCCGGGTGACGACGCGAGCCTGATTTTCGACCACTTGAACGCCAGCGGCGGGCTCACGCTCGATTCGAGCGCACGTTCCTTGAGCTTCTATTCGGATGCCAAGAGCGGCTTGTCCACCGGCGCCACGCGCATCTTCGTGTACGCCGAGTTCGATCGGCCGGTGACGGCAAGCGGCAATTCGGGTGGAGTGGCCGGGTATTTCCGTTTCGGTGTGGACGCGGGCAACCGCGTGGTGAACATGCGCATTGCGACGTCGCTCATCAGCGTGGCGCAGGCGAAGAAGAACCTCGAGCTGGAGATTGCCAAGGGCGACACCCTCGAGGTGGTGAAGGAGAAGGCGCGCCAGCTCTGGGACAAGAAGCTGAAGGTCATCGAGGTCGAGGGGGCGAGCTCCGACCAGCTCACCACGCTGTATTCGAACTTGTACCGCTTGTTCCTGTATCCCAATTCGGCGTACGAAAACGTGGGGACGGCGGAAGCGCCCCAGTACAAATACGCAAGCCCCGTCACGGCGGGTTCGGGTGCGGGGTCGCCGACGAACACGGGCGCCAAGCTGGTCGACGGCAAGGTCTTCGTGAACAATGGCTTCTGGGATACCTACCGGGGCACGTGGTCGGCCTATGCCTTGCTGACGCCGTCGTACGCGAAAGATCTCGTGGACGGCTTCGTGCAGCAGTACAAAGACGGCGGCTGGATTTCGCGTTGGTCTTCGCCGGGGTATGCCGATTTGATGACCGGCACCAGCTCCGACGTGGCGTTTGCCGACGCGTACCTCCGCGGCGTCAACTTCGATGCCGTCGCGGCCTACGACGCGGCGGTGCGGAATGCCACCACGGTCGCACCGAATGGGAACGTGGGGCGCAAAGGAAACGAGTCGTCGACCTTCCTCGGGTACACGCCCACCTCGACGGGCGCCGGTTTCTCGTGGGCCATGGCCGGGTACCTCAATGACTATGGCATTGCCAACTTGGCCAAGGCGCTGAGCAACAATGCGAGCGATCCGCGTCGTCAGGAATTCGCCGAGAATGCGGAATACTTCCTGAGCCGCTCGCAGAATTACGTGAATCTGTTCGATCGCTCGATCGACTTCTTCCAGGGGCGTGCGGCCAATGGCTCGTGGCGCCTTCCCAAGGAGAGCTTCGATCCGCGCGTCTGGGGGAACGACTACACCGAGACGGACGCCTGGAACATGGCCTTCGACCCCGTCCACGACGGGCAGGGCTTGGCCAACCTTTACGGGAGCCGGGAAAAGCTGGCCGCGAAGCTCGACGCGTTCTTCTCCACGCCGGAGACGGCGGGGTTCCCCGGTGGGTACGGCGGCACCATCCACGAGATGCTCGAAGCGCGCGATGTTCGCATGGGGCAGCTCGGACTGAGCAACCAGCCATCGTTCCACATCCCGTACATGTACCTGTTCACCGGCCAGGCGGCGAAGACGCAGGCCAAGGTGCGTGAGGTGATGGCGCGGCTCTTCGTGGGCAGCAACATCGGGCAGGGTTACCCTGGGGACGAAGACAACGGTGCGACGTCGTCGTGGGGGATCTTCAGCGCGCTGGGCTTCTACCCGCTCCAAGTGGGAAGCTCGAACTACGTGATTGGCTCACCGCTCTTCACGAAGGCGACCGTTCATCTCGAGAATGGGCGGAACATCGTCATCTCCGCGCCGCAGAACGGCCCGAAGAACGTGTACGTGCAAAGCCTGAAGGTCAATGGCGCGCCGTACACCAAGACGTACCTCTCGCACGATCAGCTGGCGAACGGCGCCAACCTGGAATTCGTGATGGGCCCTGCGCCGTCGCAGTGGGGCAGCGGCGTGGACGATGTGCCGCCGTCGGTGACCCAAGGCGATGCGCCCGCGACCCCGCTGCACGACGTGGCCACGGGATGCAACGGCGACGCGCGGCTCTACGACAACAGCGCGAACACCTCGGCGACCGTGAACGCGGTGCAGTGCAAGATCCAAGGCACGGCGCCGGTGCGCTTCTACACGATCACGTCCACGGCGGCATCCGACACGACCAACGGCGATCCCACGGACTGGGTCCTCGAGGGCTCCAACGACGGCACCACGTGGAAGGAGCTCGACAAGCGCACCGGCCAAGTCTTCCCGTGGCGCTTGCAGACGCGCGCCTTCAAGGTGGCCGACGCCGCGGCAACGTATGCCAACTACCGCCTCACGGTCACCAAGGGCACCAAGACCACCACGGCCATCGCCGAGGTCGAGCTCTTGGCCAACTAA
- the ltrA gene encoding group II intron reverse transcriptase/maturase, with translation MYVASRDDRLWLQIVQRKLYTRSRVNPDYVFEKLWGLVTDPRNLRIALARVHRNRGARTAGIDRITVRHVLLDGAEPFLDELRKELRGGTFRPMPVRRVLIPKAGKPGKFRPLGIPTVKDRVVQAAVKNILEPIFEADFYPVSHGFRPGRSVHGAIAHLKVLMHSRGADPLKREDLLPFQWTIEGDIKGCFDNIGHHGLMERVRRRVGDAKLSRLVLAFLKAGALAEAQFLRSDSGTPQGGILSPLLANVALSVIEDRYERHVWPRGTAIRSSRVSLASLFPADPDVIARRAYGNRTRDKRRGLPVFTPVRYADDFIVLVAKDGDPQDCRQSAEQEKAALARELESKLGLSLSEEKTLVTPVTSTMRFLGHHLRVRKHPRHGGFVPLAVIPKEQSKRLRQNIKDIFRRSTCRDSLENRLRLINPVVRGWANFYKHAWGAKRVFAANDHYVWWTIYRWLRKKHPNTRMRDIYARYGWRKPRGRAIRWRDRETHSVTMSPTRVRPFCLSWQKTPAFVPSLWRARCVSKGARRVRRGAAGNSLR, from the coding sequence ATGTATGTGGCATCCAGGGACGACCGTCTCTGGCTCCAGATCGTGCAACGCAAGCTGTACACGCGAAGTCGAGTGAATCCGGACTACGTATTCGAAAAGCTGTGGGGACTTGTAACCGACCCACGGAATCTTCGAATCGCCCTCGCCCGCGTCCACCGCAATCGCGGTGCGCGGACCGCGGGCATAGACCGGATCACGGTCAGGCACGTCCTGCTTGACGGTGCTGAGCCCTTCCTTGATGAGCTCCGCAAGGAGCTTCGAGGCGGAACGTTCCGACCGATGCCGGTCCGGCGTGTGCTCATCCCGAAGGCAGGCAAACCCGGCAAGTTTCGGCCGCTGGGCATCCCGACCGTGAAAGACAGAGTCGTTCAAGCAGCAGTGAAGAACATCCTGGAGCCGATCTTCGAGGCGGACTTCTATCCTGTCTCGCACGGCTTCCGACCGGGTCGGTCTGTCCACGGGGCCATCGCGCACCTCAAGGTGCTCATGCATTCCCGTGGCGCGGACCCATTGAAACGAGAGGACCTCCTCCCGTTCCAATGGACCATTGAAGGCGACATCAAGGGATGCTTTGACAACATCGGCCACCATGGCCTGATGGAGCGTGTGAGGCGGCGCGTCGGCGACGCGAAGCTCTCTCGGCTTGTCCTCGCATTCCTGAAAGCCGGCGCTCTTGCCGAGGCGCAGTTCCTGCGCAGCGACAGCGGCACGCCGCAGGGCGGGATCCTCTCGCCCCTGCTCGCGAACGTCGCACTGAGCGTCATCGAGGATAGGTACGAGCGGCATGTGTGGCCCCGCGGAACGGCGATTCGCTCGTCCCGCGTCAGTCTCGCGAGCCTCTTTCCTGCCGACCCCGACGTGATCGCGCGTCGCGCGTACGGAAACCGTACACGCGACAAACGACGCGGGCTCCCCGTCTTCACGCCCGTCCGGTACGCCGATGACTTCATCGTGCTCGTCGCGAAAGACGGCGATCCTCAGGATTGCCGCCAATCCGCCGAGCAGGAAAAGGCAGCCTTGGCACGCGAGCTCGAGTCTAAGCTCGGGCTCTCGCTGTCCGAGGAAAAGACACTCGTCACGCCGGTGACGAGCACGATGCGCTTCCTCGGTCATCACCTGCGCGTACGAAAGCACCCGCGTCACGGGGGCTTCGTCCCGCTGGCGGTGATCCCGAAGGAGCAATCGAAGCGGCTACGCCAGAACATCAAGGACATCTTCCGCAGGAGCACCTGCCGAGATTCCTTGGAGAACCGATTGCGTCTGATAAACCCCGTCGTCCGCGGCTGGGCGAACTTCTACAAACACGCATGGGGCGCGAAGCGCGTCTTCGCCGCCAACGACCATTACGTGTGGTGGACCATCTACCGATGGCTCCGCAAGAAGCACCCCAACACTCGGATGCGGGACATCTACGCGCGATACGGGTGGCGCAAGCCGAGGGGCCGGGCGATACGGTGGCGCGACAGAGAGACCCATTCGGTCACTATGTCCCCAACGCGAGTCCGTCCCTTTTGCCTCTCCTGGCAAAAGACTCCCGCCTTCGTGCCAAGTCTATGGAGAGCCCGGTGCGTATCGAAAGGCGCACGCCGGGTTCGGCGAGGGGCAGCCGGAAACTCCCTGCGGTAA